The following proteins are co-located in the Gorilla gorilla gorilla isolate KB3781 chromosome 18, NHGRI_mGorGor1-v2.1_pri, whole genome shotgun sequence genome:
- the HSDL1 gene encoding inactive hydroxysteroid dehydrogenase-like protein 1, whose translation MAAVDSFYLLYREIARSCNCYMEALALVGAWYTARKSITVICDFYSLIRLHFIPRLGSRADLIKQYGRWAVVSGATDGIGKAYAEELASRGLNIILISRNEEKLQVVAKDIADTYKVETDIIVADFSSGREIYLPIREALRDKDIGILVNNVGVFYPYPQYFTQLSEDKLWDIINVNIAAASLMVHVVLPGMVERKKGAIVTISSGSCCKPTPQLAAFSASKAYLDHFSRALQYEYASKGIFVQSLIPFYVATSMTAPSSFLHRCSWLVPSPKVYAHHAVSTLGISKRTTGYWSHSIQFLFAQYMPEWLWVWGANILNRSLRKEALSCTA comes from the exons ATGGCTGCTGTTGACAGTTTCTACCTCTTGTACAGGGAAATCGCCAGGTCTTGCAATTGCTACATGGAAGCTCTAGCTTTGGTTGGAGCCTGGTATACAGCCAGAAAAAGCATCACTGTCATCTGTGACTTTTACAGCCTGATCAGGCTGCATTTTATCCCCCGCCTGGGGAGCAGagcagacttgatcaagcagTATGGAAGATGGGCCGTTGTCAGCG GTGCAACAGATGGGATTGGAAAAGCCTACGCTGAAGAGTTAGCAAGCCGAGGTCTCAATATTATCCTGATTAGTCGGAACGAGGAGAAGTTGCAGGTTGTTGCTAAAGACATAGCCGACACGTACAAAGTGGAAACTGATATTATAGTTGCGGACTTCAGCAGCGGCCGTGAGATCTACCTTCCAATTCGAGAAGCCCTGAGGGACAAAGACATTGGCATCTTGGTAAATAACGTGGGTGTGTTTTATCCCTACCCGCAGTATTTCACTCAGCTGTCCGAGGACAAGCTCTGGGACATCATAAATGTGAACATTGCCGCCGCTAGTTTGATGGTCCATGTTGTGTTACCGGGAAtggtggagagaaagaaaggtgcCATCGTCACGATCTCTTCTGGCTCCTGCTGCAAACCCACTCCTCAGCTGGCTGCATTTTCTGCTTCTAAG GCTTATTTAGACCACTTCAGCAGAGCCTTGCAATATGAATATGCCTCTAAAGGAATCTTTGTACAGAGTCTAATCCCTTTCTATGTAGCCACCAGCATGACAGCACCCAGCAGCTTTCTGCACAGGTGCTCGTGGTTGGTGCCTTCGCCAAAAGTCTATGCACATCATGCTGTTTCTACTCTTGGGATTTCCAAAAGGACCACAGGATACTGGTCCCATTCTATTCAG tttctttttgcaCAGTATATGCCTGAATGGCTCTGGGTGTGGGGAGCAAATATTCTCAACCGTTCACTACGTAAGGAAGCCTTATCCTGCACAGCCTGA